The following nucleotide sequence is from Candidatus Omnitrophota bacterium.
CTTCTATTTCTAAGTTCAAAAGGCTGATTTTCTGCGCCAATTCCTTGTTCATCTCCGTCAGTTGGGTAACAATCACCGAGAAATGTAAAAGAATGATTAAGGAAAAGAAAAATCCCAGGAGAAAAAGCAAAGAAGGTGGATAATGTATCCCTATCCATTCTGCCATTTTCTCCAGCAAATCTCTCCAGAAAGAAAGGATGAGTAAAACTAAACCAGTAATTAACCAAACAATACTATACTGAATTCCCAAACGCCGAATCTTAATGAGATGAAGTATAACCCATAAAAGAAAAAAACTTACAAAAACAGAAAAGATTTGCACCTTATCCATCTCCCCTCCCCTGGTTATAATTTTGACCATTTAGTAGCTAATTCATCCCTTCTTGGTTTGTATACTGTTTCATAAAAATATCGCTGAGATTTTAAGATTCCTTTGTCATAACTTTTACATATACTGATTGCCTCATCCCATACCTTAGGAAAATTTTTCCCCAAGCGAGATTCTACCTGTTTATAAAAACTTTCGGGAGATTGAACTTCATTCCCAATCATAAACATTCTTTTTTTGCCCATTTTAACACTATAAGCCATCTCATCTCCTAAATGATATATCTCAAAGGTCTTGGCTATTTCTTTGCGCATCTCTTCTTCAATTACTTTTTCAGGGATCTTCACTTCCGAAGGTGGATACTTTGGCTTTACAAATCCTTTCTTTGCTGCAGCATAAAAAATTGCTCTATTTAATCCCCAACTCTTTGCTGAATCCAGAGCTAAACCTAAAACTTTTGCTCTTGCTGCCTGTAATATTGCCATTACTTGAAATCTTCCAATCATTTTCAGCCTCCTTTTATCTTCCTCCAATTCTCG
It contains:
- a CDS encoding DUF2304 domain-containing protein — translated: MDKVQIFSVFVSFFLLWVILHLIKIRRLGIQYSIVWLITGLVLLILSFWRDLLEKMAEWIGIHYPPSLLFLLGFFFSLIILLHFSVIVTQLTEMNKELAQKISLLNLEIEELRKKL